AGATATTGAAAGCTGTGCAAGTACCTGTGGgtgggaaatatatatttgacCGGGCATTTGTATAGTCCATCGTTTTTTGTTAGTCTGATTCCGAATAACTGGATCCACTTGAACTCGTATTTTAATCGCTTTTATCCGCAGAGTACGAGGGCTCGCCCAGACGCATTGGAGTAACCAGCACCAGCAATTTGGGAGCAACTGGAGCGGCGGcggcatcagcagcagcggaCGAAAGCgaaccaccagcagcggcagaaGCTGCAGTtgtagcaacaacaacaccgcAACCACAACAGCAGGTGCCCATGGCCACCGTACCACCGCTGAGCTCCACGGCCACCTCGCTCCAAAAGACGGCCGCCCGCGCAGCACTGGCTGCTCTGGCCCAGAGCCATCCGCACAGCTCCCACAACATACTCAGCTCCCTGCTCCCGCACTCTCCCAATCCAGTGAATCCCGGCCAGATGCATGCGGCGCAGCAGTCCATCCAGAACTATCCAGTGCGTCCTGGATTTCCGCAGGTGCGTGTCATcaatcatttttcatttttcttttatctataaataaatgattaatTGCAGCGCATCATCTCGCCGCCCAGTCGTGACCCAAGGAGCAGCTCCCCTcccctgcagcagcagcaatatcagcagcagcagcaacaacagcagcagctgcaacatcagcagcagcactttGCCAGTCTGATGAGCAGTCACAGTAACAACAACTCCAACACCAACAAACAGCCGCTGAGCAGCGACAACAATGCGGAGGACACCAGCAACGATGTGTCCGAGATTGGCACCATATCCGACCTGACCACTCCGGAGGCAGTGGGTCTGTCTATTGGAATCGCCGGAGGCGAGATGGCCAGCCGGGCGGGCACTCCACAGCAAACGGCGCAAGCACCACCGACAGCAGTGGCGGGCAGCACTGTCAACGGAACcggaagcggaaacggaacAGCAACCGGaaatgcaacagcagccgGCAGCGGATTGGGTCCCTTGAGCCTACACACGAAATCCTCGACCTTCGATTATCTCTACGAGTTCTCGGAGACGCGCAAGGTGCTGGAGGAGTTCTTCAAGTGCCCCTCCACCGACGAGCAGCCCATCATGGAAAATGGTAGCGATGTGGACAGCATTGTGAGTAGGATAGAGATGATAGTTATTTTTTATGACACACAATTTTTATGAAACTtcacaaaattatttttctgaattttttataatctatatatatttttttaaaggATATCCAGTACGAGTTCCACAGCAACTTTGAGCGCGACGAGGAGGATTTGGCCGAGGAGGAAGAAGCCGAAGACGACGAGGAGGTCGACGACGATGCCGACGAAGAGAACGATGAGGCCGAGGATGAGGACGAGCCGTTGGAACAGGATCGTGACCAGAACTACCGCGCACAGGGGGCGCCCCAATCcggccacatcgattccgagCGCCTCGTTTTCAGTGGTTATGGACAGCAGCCGCAATTGCAGGCGCAGCTCACCGCTCAGCCGATGGGCGGGGCGAGACGACACTATAGCGGCAGTCCGCTAATGCGGGACTTTGACTTCTTCCTGGACTCCACCAGTCGGAGCAGCGGCGAGCGGGATGCCGACCAGGATGGGCTTAATCACAACCAGCTGCTGAGCACGAGCAGCGGACATGGCGGAGGCGTGGGAGTGGGCGGTGGAATAGGCGTGGGCCCGGGTGGAGGCCACAATTACCGCTATTCTCCGGAAACCACCGACTACGATTCCAACTGCGGCGATCTGGACAGTAAGTGCGGCCATTTCAAATACCCGAAAGTTTACCAAATCCCTCTCGATTCTCCAGGTCTCTCGGGAGAGATGAATGGCGGGGTGTCGACCTCCTGCTCAAACTACGCAAAGTTCTATGCCTCGGCCATGCCCGTCCTGGAGGATGGCCTCTCCTCCGGTCACACCAGTGACAccgagaacaacaacaacaaccagaagAACCTGCAGCAGTCGACGGCCAACCAGGGTGGCCAGTGCCCCACCAGCTTGAGCGGTAGCACTAGCATTGGTGGCAGTGGAGGGATCTCCATGCTGATGGACATGAAGCGCATCTCGACGAACCACAGCCTGAACAGCATGAATAACCAGACCACCACCGCCTCCACGACAACGGATAGCAATGGCGGCGTCGGCGTGGTGGGTCACCACCTGGTGGCCACACTGGTGGCCAGTCCCAACAATGAGCAGGCGAAGTCACAGGGTCAAACGCAGCTGCAATCCCATCCGCCAAAGACATTGTCACTAGATCAGAGTCCCAGCAACCACAGTAAAGTGTTCAAGAACATTGATCCGGAGTTGGATTCGCTCTACTCGATCGGTAAGTGATTTGTTCACATCAGTGTCACATTTGTAGTCCCTCTcacatataatatatttattccCTTATTTACTTCTAGGAGTCTTCCACCGTCCAGACACGGTGCAGATGACGCCACCTCCTCCCGCTCCGGCGCCACATCGAAAGCCCAATAACAATGGCTGCTCCAGTGGCGTTGTGAACACTAATGGCAGCCTAGCCGGTGGCAGCAACGACGTGGACCTGCTGCAGCCGAGCAGCAAGCACACTCCATTGGCGGCGGCCATCAGTTCCACGCTGCAGCGCAGTTCGCCCACTTCGACATTAACCGGCAATGGAATTGGAACCGGAAGTGGAAAGACCAGAAGCGCCGGCAgcaattgcagcagcagcgccaaCGGCGGCATGCCACCGCCCATTCCGGAGCGCACCAACCTGGTATCCGCAGTGCAAAGATCTCCATCGCCTGGCGCCAACTCACCCGTATGGCTATCGCGCCACTTGGACGGCGGTGCTGGAAAGGATCTGCTGGAATCCGGCTCGGATAACCACTCAAAGAACCACAGTGCCGACGAGGAAGACGTGGACACCGATCTGGAGACGGACCGCCTGCTGGGCCACCAGAGGCTGGACGACCAGGGCTATTACGATGAGAACAAGAGCTGGGATCGCAAGCCGCGCTCGCTGCTCTCGAAGATCTCGCCCAAGCAGCAGATACCGAGCACCAAGACGCGCAACGGCTACAATGCCCTGCTCAGCTCCACGCCGGAGCTACCGCCACCGATTCCGCCAAAGGGTCAGTctggattgggattgggtcTCACTCTGAGTGCCGGTAATGGCGGCAAGCTGCTTGACTTGGTTGGCGGCATGGTGCAGCGCAGTTTATCGCGGAGCTCGTCGGAGCACAGTGAGAAATCGCTCAGTAAAATGCCAATTTCTGGCGGGGATCTGTGTGCCGGCGGCGTGGATGTGGTAGCCTCAACTGTGGCGGCCACCTCGACAACGGTGGTGGCCAGTACGCCGGCGTTGGGAAGTCCCGGCAACGGGGGTGGCTCGGAGAGATCAGCTGCAGAAATGGGCAATCCGGGAGGAGCCGTTAAGCTGAGCGAGCAGGAGATTGGAACCATTAATGGTGGCAGCGTCATGCCATTGGGAGCAGGATCGGGCACTGGATCTGGAGCAGGATCGGGAGCGGGATCTGGAACGGGAGCCAATGCAGCTGTGGTGGCCAATAGCAacgccaacaacaacaacgtcggcggcggcggcggaaacaacagcagcggcagtggcgccggcagcaacagcaacagcggcgagaaaaaagtgaaaaagagTAAGAGCAAAGAAGGTAAATGCGTTGGGTTTATCCTTCGTTTGATTGTTCCTATATATAACCAAATAACCGTATATCCGTATAtccatatgcatatatatactatatatctatatatctatatatctatatatatatactcttGTGGCCTGCCATGTTGTCGGTGTGCATTTGatgttgtcgttgtcgttgtcaaTTGTCGCAAACAACGAAACGCTAATTTTCGAAAGCGTAGCAGAGcaaattcaaaattcaatCGTGGCTGCGTAAATACGAAATTGTATTGTATAATGTGTAATTTAATAATCCTATTATCTGCAATCCAATTTTTGATCAAGATAATCCGTATTAatcgtatatatattttttacctATCATTTCTCTGTATTCTTTCGCATATTTATTTGCGTATTTTTGCATGCGTCGTTCGTTCGTTCAACCAAATCAATAAACCAAACTCTACTCTTCATTTtactgtgtctgtgtgtgtgtacaaTACTTTGTAAGATAAAGTTCCATTATGTAATAGTATCTAAGATACAACACTAACAATATCACACGAAACAAGGAATAAATCCGTTTCTTGGGTACTTTTTTTCTATGAGCCATTTAGGTGATATAACTAAACTATTTAAATACCTTATCCGAGAGTCCTGCATATTGTGGTTGTTTTTAAAGGTATTGATATTAAAAAGGGActgaaaatacaaaaaacttTTGTTAAACTATTTCATTTACAGTACTGAGTATGGATTAATCGATATCTATTATAAACGCAATAAATTAGGCTTAGAAAAAGTATTCCAAATCATAAAGGCAAACTTGTATTATACAAAGATCAGTTTTTATACAAAGTTGCTAGCCCACACATGCACGTACACTAATCAACTAACACTGGACATGTACTCTATGACTATCGACTCCTGTCCAACTGAGTTTCTAACTATGCCATTCATCTTCTCATCCGTCTCACCAACTGCAGGCGGTGCAGTGCTCATCGAGGGCGTTCTCTTCAGGGCCAAGTACTTGGGCTCCACGCAGCTGGTCTGCGAAGGTCAGCCCACGAAATCAACGCGAATGATGCAGGCGGAGGAAGCCGTCTCCAGGATAAAGGTAGAGTATCCTCCGACATTTCCTACCAATAGATAATGCTCGCCCGACTCGATCGATTGCTTCGATCAGCTAGCGTTTCATTTGTGCCGTGATCTGTGATTCTGTGTTTGTAGTGGGTAGAAATCCTGTGTTCCCAAAAGAAAATCCAGATCAGAGGTTGCCACAGATCTTAAAAGTATTGCTCTCCTTATTTTTTATAACATATTTCTTTAACTCCTTAATATGGAAAATCTCTGGCATGGcaatttcaaaatattatttaatattcaacATTCTTAACATTAGTAATTGatatttttgtgattttttgttgttgttaattttcAAGAATATTAGATTGTGACAATCGCCTGAATTGCTCCTCTAGTTGGCCCCTGCACTAATAAAGCAAAATTATCAGCTATTTTTGATCCCTTTGATCTCAGATTTTTGATTTGTCCGAAACACCACCACCTCCCGCCACCCACTAGCCCACCCAGCAAGCGACCTTGTCTAAGCTGATTGAAGGACCGAACTTGAGACCAAtaataagagaaaaaaaaaagaaactcaTTAACTGTTTACTGTTATATTTTCATGCATCACCTCCTCCACATCAAATGCTCCGCATCCGCGATGACCAACCACGCTAACGAAACCACGTATCGCCatatcaaataaaaacaaaaccgaatctatataaaataaaaatccgAACAATTCGCATTTTAGGCGCTGGTAAGTAATGGAAACACTAGAGCAAATACCTTCCTAGAACCCCCCACCCAAAACAACCAACCACCCCACCCACCTCTGGTTTGCCTGATTTGCCTTGAATTAAATTGGATTCAACACATTTGGCCCGCTGCAATTCTTGTGTTATCCAAAATCAAAGCTTGTCTCCCGGAGATCCCGCCAATTCTCTAGTTCCACAACCCATAAAGTATTGTAATTAgttaatataaacaaaataaataattttccaGGCACCCGATGGCGATGTGCAGCCCAGCACAGAGGTGGATCTGTTTATATCGACGGAGAAGATCATGGTTCTTAACACGGACCTCAAGGAGATCATGATGGATCACGCCCTGCGCACCATCTCCTATATCGCGGACATCGGGGATCTGGTGGTTCTGATGGCCCGTCGCCGCTTCGTTCCCCAGGACATCGATGATGCTCCCAAACCGAATCGCACGCCCAAGATGATCTGTCACGTGTTTGAGAGCGATGAGGCGCAATTTATTGCCCAATCGATTGGCCAGGCCTTTCAGGTGGCCTACATGGAGTTCCTCAAGGCGAATGGCATTGAGGATCATCGGTTTGTCAAGGAGATGGACTACCAGGAGGTGCTCAACAGCCAGGAGATCTTCGGCGACGAACTGGAGATCTTTGCCAAGAAAGAGCTACAAAAGGAGGTGGTCGTTCCAAAGGCCAAGGGCGAGATTCTGGGCGTGGTGATCGTGGAAAGCGGCTGGGGCTCCATGCTGCCCACCGTGGTAATTGCAAATCTGATGAGCTCGGGAGCTGCTGCCCGATGCGGGCAGCTCAACATCGGCGACCAGTTGATCGCCATCAATGGACTGAGCCTCGTGGGTCTGCCGCTCTCCACCTGCCAGACGTACATCAAGAACACCAAGAACCAGACGGTGGTCAAGTTCACGGTGGTGCCATGTGCCCCAGTCGTCGAGGTGAAGATCAAGCGGCCGGAGACCAAGTACCAGCTGGGATTCAGCGTCCAAAACGGAGTGGTGAGTTAAAACGAGAGATACACGCTGTATCTGCTAGTGCTCCCAAACTTATTCATATATCTATCTCGATATCTATTAATTTTCTTGTAGATCTGCAGTCTGCTGCGAGGTGGCATTGCGGAAAGGGGTGGGGTTCGTGTGGGTCATCGCATCATCGAGATAAACAACCAGAGCGTGGTGGCTGTGCCCCACGAGAAGATCGTAAACTTGCTGGCCACTTCAGTGGGAGAGGTATAAGGAATCGAATTTCTCTATTTGTATGTATAAATGGTTATTAATTCATACATTTCAGATACTCATGAAAACGATGCCCACGTCCATGTTCCGCCTGCTCACTGGCCAGGAAAATcccatatatatttaagcctGCGGGAGAGTAATAAACGGCGATTATTGTtaactataaaaaaaaacacaacctTACAAGGGTATTACGATATTTAGTATATATACCTATACATATAGAGAAGGAAAGTGAAAGAAAgagtaaatatatgtatgtatatgcgtgtgtacctatatatatatgctaaACATATACTACACACAGGTGTATCGATTTTTTTTGTGAGGTAATACTAGACAAAGTTCGATCGGAGGCAAGTTAAGATCAGCTACTACGACAAATAAGAGGAAGCGATAACTAACATACACATGGCACGCCTTTTTGCAAAGCTTAGTAATAATAGTTAATAATGTGTGTGAGTTGGGCCATCGGCCAGgacatgcatatatacatacataaatatatatgaacaGAATGACCTTTTTGCGAAAACGTCCTTAGCTTAGTGGAACGGCGACATCAGTCAGAGAGTACAGCAGCTATAGTAACAGAATCCCCATATATGCTTACCCCATACTTATTgtaaaaaaccaaaaaaaaaaaaagaaatccaCAAAAACCATGGCAACTCAAACCAACCCAAATAAGATTTGAATTCAGATAGGAGGCAGGCAGCTCTTTTGATATAGCATATATAATCCACACACTATATAGCACCATCccgaatatatttatataaacaaacaaaaaaacagaGGGGGGGAGAATGTGGAAAAGCCTAGGACAGATGGGATTTGGATagagaaatggaaatgaaaatggataTTGTAACTGCAGCGTTTCGTTTTCTACTCGCACCCATAGCCGAGAATTTTGATAGTTATTTAACGGATATAGCCAGATCGTAATGTATGCCATGTGTAAATTAAGGAGCGCTTTACACACCCACAAATACGAACATATACCCCCCATAGAGGATTTAGTTTAGCAAACACTTACACTCACACTCACTTAGACGCTTCGATTTCAACCATCTTCGTCCAAAAATTGTGCTACTACTCGTTAAACAAGTTGATAGATATAAAAGGGAATAAAAAAGGATAACAGCAGGAGTAGGGAGATTGACATAGAGACCCCCGTTATAAGCCATAAGAAATAGAAAGAGACGGACTAGCTTGAAATAACGTATATCTGGGCCCGCATTTTAGAGCTACTCGAacagaaagagacggcaacAGGAACAGAGATAGAGACAGCTATAGAGACAAGCAGACAGCCAGACAGAAAGGGAGAATTGCATTTCTttgtgtgtatatgtatgtgtaaaATACTCGCTATTTGGCCCCTAATCGCAATCCACAAGCAACCGGCAGCAGAAGTCACTAAGAGAACTATTATTAACTAtgatttaattataataacgGCACCGGGGCATTTGCTTGATGTTTGTGAATTGAATGACTATTTGGCCTCATTTCCGCTGCTTGGCAagggccacgcccacgcccacgcccaccaaaaacgaaaaaaaaaaagataaacaaaattattatacataaaaagtataaaacacataaaaaatGCTTCAGCAAACCAAAGAGATGAAGGGAAACCAAAATGCATTCAACaactaatatttaataaattgtttttttttttttggtgtacATTATTTATATGGAATGTGAAACCGCATTACAAACTTAatgaatatattaaatatttattaaaaacggGCTAATTGCATAGAAATTATATAAGATCGATCATAGCGATGATTATTTGTAAAGGCGAACTAAACCCAAAAAAACAACCGAAAACAAAAtggataaataaaaaaatatataatcacATGCgtaacaaaaatataaaaccaaaaattGAGCATAATAaacagaaaatgaaaaaaaaaaccagagtttttatttttttgtttgaatttcgaGAAAGGTTTGGACATTATACGCACCCCTCTTgtgcgcttcgtcactacgtgGAATACCATCCACGCAGATCCACTTACTCACGGCGGCATTTACTTTACCAAGTTGTAAACTTACTCTCCACATGTAATCCAAAACTATATGAGTCCCATTAATAGGCTTATTACCACCTTTCGGTTACTGTGTTTGGAAATAATGTTTATTGACGAATACTTTTACTTGCATTGTTTCATTTGCTTTGTATCATTTTATACATGCAATTTTTAGAAATTGATTCCCAACTTCTTCAAGTTCGTTCTTCCGGCTTTTGGCTATGGCAAAGTGTGTATgtctatatgtatatgcatctatatatatatatatatatatatattcgtgTATATAAGTATTATTTTCACGATCAGTTAATCATTACAcacaacaataaaaattagATTTTATATGGCAAACAAGTTTCCCATTAAATTTGCATCTTATTCGTACGTTCTTTTTCAATTGCGTGTGTGTTAATGTGCACATTCCAAAAAAAATGTCGACGGCATTTCCGCTGCATTCATTTCCGCCATCGAAATTTATTCCATACAACTCTGCTTGATTTCAAACTTTTGATGACGCTTATGTATCGGTTTTTAAAGTTCCAATTTCTGGAGTTAGAGACATTTATCTTTTGGTTGCCTTAAA
The Drosophila mauritiana strain mau12 chromosome X, ASM438214v1, whole genome shotgun sequence DNA segment above includes these coding regions:
- the LOC117146585 gene encoding uncharacterized protein LOC117146585 isoform X3, whose amino-acid sequence is MVSTTLTTLAAGQTTSSSNHHHHHHHSHQQQQQQQQDQSQQQPHQQLPYQQRGYYALNGSLELDCDTSNTNSSSSGNNIGYQQHQQQQQQQPPLILSQALLSPSPPLNDQISLLFPKCRPKQQQQQQQQQQQQQQQQQQQQQQLQQQQLQQQQLQPAQQQQQQHVLPTDVNSSCNSNRSSSPTSAGVVGEPLASISVSPPPPKATPTSSTPSYYKSVNIITQSPPPHSASSHSSESLSSVTPRISTNPFLCAPLTPPTPPHHHQQQQKQQQQKQEQQEEDTTSESIVEHSRSRSGAAGEVLEYPASFYYHTVGDSRRGPGSYTEMPRKRNSALPASNRQQQQLHNGNGSQNPFIKENYWEAPPTRASLLLHSPTEYSEEPQQQQLQQQQQQQQQQQQQQQHMHASARRAYHQQREQVYGINQRPQQQQQQNILRVGRSPVNRSFPPQQQHQQQQQQQQQQQQQQPHQQIPTARSNPCADGLTPLASHYLYGSKSSLDQHPSDWEPREQRKLRLREEREREREREREREREREREHLLLEQQQQLQLQEVQAARDNHLSHLAGQQQQQQQRKRHVYGEERDVERDHRLVNGSADPNESWQHLRVTTETLAEEGGKPGKPAEKAQHQMHNANQSQNSEVNVYREHKLDAWKLERSYTLAVESRHGIIEYEGSPRRIGVTSTSNLGATGAAAASAAADESEPPAAAEAAVVATTTPQPQQQVPMATVPPLSSTATSLQKTAARAALAALAQSHPHSSHNILSSLLPHSPNPVNPGQMHAAQQSIQNYPVRPGFPQRIISPPSRDPRSSSPPLQQQQYQQQQQQQQQLQHQQQHFASLMSSHSNNNSNTNKQPLSSDNNAEDTSNDVSEIGTISDLTTPEAVGLSIGIAGGEMASRAGTPQQTAQAPPTAVAGSTVNGTGSGNGTATGNATAAGSGLGPLSLHTKSSTFDYLYEFSETRKVLEEFFKCPSTDEQPIMENGSDVDSIDIQYEFHSNFERDEEDLAEEEEAEDDEEVDDDADEENDEAEDEDEPLEQDRDQNYRAQGAPQSGHIDSERLVFSGYGQQPQLQAQLTAQPMGGARRHYSGSPLMRDFDFFLDSTSRSSGERDADQDGLNHNQLLSTSSGHGGGVGVGGGIGVGPGGGHNYRYSPETTDYDSNCGDLDSLSGEMNGGVSTSCSNYAKFYASAMPVLEDGLSSGHTSDTENNNNNQKNLQQSTANQGGQCPTSLSGSTSIGGSGGISMLMDMKRISTNHSLNSMNNQTTTASTTTDSNGGVGVVGHHLVATLVASPNNEQAKSQGQTQLQSHPPKTLSLDQSPSNHSKVFKNIDPELDSLYSIGVFHRPDTVQMTPPPPAPAPHRKPNNNGCSSGVVNTNGSLAGGSNDVDLLQPSSKHTPLAAAISSTLQRSSPTSTLTGNGIGTGSGKTRSAGSNCSSSANGGMPPPIPERTNLVSAVQRSPSPGANSPVWLSRHLDGGAGKDLLESGSDNHSKNHSADEEDVDTDLETDRLLGHQRLDDQGYYDENKSWDRKPRSLLSKISPKQQIPSTKTRNGYNALLSSTPELPPPIPPKGQSGLGLGLTLSAGNGGKLLDLVGGMVQRSLSRSSSEHSEKSLSKMPISGGDLCAGGVDVVASTVAATSTTVVASTPALGSPGNGGGSERSAAEMGNPGGAVKLSEQEIGTINGGSVMPLGAGSGTGSGAGSGAGSGTGANAAVVANSNANNNNVGGGGGNNSSGSGAGSNSNSGEKKVKKSGAVLIEGVLFRAKYLGSTQLVCEGQPTKSTRMMQAEEAVSRIKALAPDGDVQPSTEVDLFISTEKIMVLNTDLKEIMMDHALRTISYIADIGDLVVLMARRRFVPQDIDDAPKPNRTPKMICHVFESDEAQFIAQSIGQAFQVAYMEFLKANGIEDHRFVKEMDYQEVLNSQEIFGDELEIFAKKELQKEVVVPKAKGEILGVVIVESGWGSMLPTVVIANLMSSGAAARCGQLNIGDQLIAINGLSLVGLPLSTCQTYIKNTKNQTVVKFTVVPCAPVVEVKIKRPETKYQLGFSVQNGVICSLLRGGIAERGGVRVGHRIIEINNQSVVAVPHEKIVNLLATSVGEILMKTMPTSMFRLLTGQENPIYI
- the LOC117146585 gene encoding uncharacterized protein LOC117146585 isoform X6, translated to MVSTTLTTLAAGQTTSSSNHHHHHHHSHQQQQQQQQDQSQQQPHQQLPYQQRGYYALNGSLELDCDTSNTNSSSSGNNIGYQQHQQQQQQQPPLILSQALLSPSPPLNDQISLLFPKCRPKQQQQQQQQQQQQQQQQQQQQQQLQQQQLQQQQLQPAQQQQQQHVLPTDVNSSCNSNRSSSPTSAGVVGEPLASISVSPPPPKATPTSSTPSYYKSVNIITQSPPPHSASSHSSESLSSVTPRISTNPFLCAPLTPPTPPHHHQQQQKQQQQKQEQQEEDTTSESIVEHSRSRSGAAGEVLEYPASFYYHTVGDSRRGPGSYTEMPRKRNSALPASNRQQQQLHNGNGSQNPFIKENYWEAPPTRASLLLHSPTEYSEEPQQQQLQQQQQQQQQQQQQQQHMHASARRAYHQQREQVYGINQRPQQQQQQNILRVGRSPVNRSFPPQQQHQQQQQQQQQQQQQQPHQQIPTARSNPCADGLTPLASHYLYGSKSSLDQHPSDWEPREQRKLRLREEREREREREREREREREREHLLLEQQQQLQLQEVQAARDNHLSHLAGQQQQQQQRKRHVYGEERDVERDHRLVNGSADPNESWQQYEGSPRRIGVTSTSNLGATGAAAASAAADESEPPAAAEAAVVATTTPQPQQQVPMATVPPLSSTATSLQKTAARAALAALAQSHPHSSHNILSSLLPHSPNPVNPGQMHAAQQSIQNYPVRPGFPQRIISPPSRDPRSSSPPLQQQQYQQQQQQQQQLQHQQQHFASLMSSHSNNNSNTNKQPLSSDNNAEDTSNDVSEIGTISDLTTPEAVGLSIGIAGGEMASRAGTPQQTAQAPPTAVAGSTVNGTGSGNGTATGNATAAGSGLGPLSLHTKSSTFDYLYEFSETRKVLEEFFKCPSTDEQPIMENGSDVDSIDIQYEFHSNFERDEEDLAEEEEAEDDEEVDDDADEENDEAEDEDEPLEQDRDQNYRAQGAPQSGHIDSERLVFSGYGQQPQLQAQLTAQPMGGARRHYSGSPLMRDFDFFLDSTSRSSGERDADQDGLNHNQLLSTSSGHGGGVGVGGGIGVGPGGGHNYRYSPETTDYDSNCGDLDSLSGEMNGGVSTSCSNYAKFYASAMPVLEDGLSSGHTSDTENNNNNQKNLQQSTANQGGQCPTSLSGSTSIGGSGGISMLMDMKRISTNHSLNSMNNQTTTASTTTDSNGGVGVVGHHLVATLVASPNNEQAKSQGQTQLQSHPPKTLSLDQSPSNHSKVFKNIDPELDSLYSIGVFHRPDTVQMTPPPPAPAPHRKPNNNGCSSGVVNTNGSLAGGSNDVDLLQPSSKHTPLAAAISSTLQRSSPTSTLTGNGIGTGSGKTRSAGSNCSSSANGGMPPPIPERTNLVSAVQRSPSPGANSPVWLSRHLDGGAGKDLLESGSDNHSKNHSADEEDVDTDLETDRLLGHQRLDDQGYYDENKSWDRKPRSLLSKISPKQQIPSTKTRNGYNALLSSTPELPPPIPPKGQSGLGLGLTLSAGNGGKLLDLVGGMVQRSLSRSSSEHSEKSLSKMPISGGDLCAGGVDVVASTVAATSTTVVASTPALGSPGNGGGSERSAAEMGNPGGAVKLSEQEIGTINGGSVMPLGAGSGTGSGAGSGAGSGTGANAAVVANSNANNNNVGGGGGNNSSGSGAGSNSNSGEKKVKKSGAVLIEGVLFRAKYLGSTQLVCEGQPTKSTRMMQAEEAVSRIKALAPDGDVQPSTEVDLFISTEKIMVLNTDLKEIMMDHALRTISYIADIGDLVVLMARRRFVPQDIDDAPKPNRTPKMICHVFESDEAQFIAQSIGQAFQVAYMEFLKANGIEDHRFVKEMDYQEVLNSQEIFGDELEIFAKKELQKEVVVPKAKGEILGVVIVESGWGSMLPTVVIANLMSSGAAARCGQLNIGDQLIAINGLSLVGLPLSTCQTYIKNTKNQTVVKFTVVPCAPVVEVKIKRPETKYQLGFSVQNGVICSLLRGGIAERGGVRVGHRIIEINNQSVVAVPHEKIVNLLATSVGEILMKTMPTSMFRLLTGQENPIYI